ACCAGATGATTCGGGACAGATGGAATGAGAGGTTGGCTGTGATTGCAGTAGATGTTGTGACGAAGAATGGCTACACTGAAAATGCTACCTCAGGTGCTTCAAAAGGTAGATGTGTCTCTGGTGTCACTAGTGAGCGTAATGGAGGACAAAGTGCTGATGATGCTGAAGGTTATGGTGATACCTACAGTTCCCCACAACAAGCACCTACTGATTTGCCTATAGCAGTTGACTGGACTACTCTAACAGTAATAGGGCAGGCTGATGATGATGGTCTTGCACAAGCCGTTGCTGATGAGGACAAGGTTTATGAGGCAATGGGATTTGAAGATGTAGAGCCAACACCAGAAGAAGGTACAGAAGAGGTGCCCATCCCAGGCATGTCAGCAGAGATGCAGGCTGATATGGAGGAAGCCGCTGTTAATGTTGATGACACAGTCCATAAAGAACCAATGCATGAATGGGATAGGGATAATCCAGAAATGAGTGTTGGCACATTGTATCCCAGCATGAAGGAGTTCAGGCTAGCTGTTAGGCAGCATGCAATAGTTCATGAGTTTGAGTATGATACTGAGCATTCAGACAAAGACAGGTTCAGGGCTAAATGTTCTGCTGTTGCCTGCCCATGGATTATTAGGGCTAGAACCCAACATGATGGCAGTGTCAGGGTATGCTTTTTTTAATGTAAATAAACTGTTTATGTTGTGTTTCTTGTTGCTGTTCCCATGTTTTTTTGAGATCATCTCTGACATTTTGTTTTTCAATATGCAGATTCAAATTAATTAATGGGACCATAATTGTGCATCTACCCAAAAGGTTGTAAGCAAGATAGCCAATATAGGTTGGGTGGCAGAGAGAGCAATCCCACTTCTCAAGAGGGACCCACAGATGGGGGCAAAAGAACTCCAAGAAGAGCTTAATTACAAGTACCAGATTGAGATACCATATCAGACAGTGTACAATGGTAGGCAGAGGGCAGCTGATAAGCTTTTTGGTAAGTGGGATGATTCATTTGATTGGTTGTATAGGTTTAAGGCTGAGATAGAGTTGAGATCACCTGGGAGTGTTATAGAGATAGCTACTGTCACTGACCCCAATGATGGAAAGATTAGGTTTAGCAGATTTTTCTGTGCATTCAAAGCAAGTATAGATGGCTTTCTGAATGGTTGCAGGCCTTACCTTAGTATAGATTCCACTGCACTCAATGGGATGTGGAATGGTCACATGCCAGGAGCCTTAGGTTTAGATGGCCACAATTGGATGTTACCTGTAGCATTTGGATTGTTTGATTCAGAGGACAAGGAAAACTGGATTTGATTTATGGAACAACTTAGAAAGGCTATTGGTCCCATGGATAAGCTAGCCATCTGCACTGATGCATGTAAAGGGTTGGAATCATCTGTGAAGGCAGTGTTTCCACATGCAGAGATGAGAGAATGCTTCAGGCACTTGATGGATAACATGAAAAAAATACTACACTGGTGATGTGTATGATAACATGTGGCCTGCAGCTAGAGCCTATTCAGCTCACAAATTCAAGTACTTCTTTGATAAAGTCTTTGAAGCTAGTCCAGATGTGCAGAAATGGCTGACACTGCACCATCCATTTCTTTGGGCTAGAAGTAAATTCTCAGATGACATCAAGTGTGACTATATCAACAACAATTTAGCAGAAGCATGGAATTCTTGGATTAAAGAGCACAAAGATCTTCCTGTGCATTGCATGGCAGATGCAATAAGAGAGAAGATAATGATCTTGTTTGCCAAAAGAAGGAAGATTTCTAGAGCTTTGCCACTTGGTATACTACCTGGGATCATCCATCAACTAAATGCAGCATCTAGAGGATTAGGTCACCTAAAGATTTCCAAGGGCCACCCAGACCATGCTGAGGTTACAGAAGTCTACAAGGATGAAGAAGTTAGAAGGCATGTGGTGTACCTATCTCAAAAAATATGCACATGTAGGCAGTGGCAGATAACTGGACAACCATGTCCACATGCCTTGGCTGTGATCACTAGCACATGTGATGGCCATAGAAGTTGTACTCCCAGAAGCCATTAATCAGACAACAACAACTAGGAGGTACTTTTTGTTCTGAAATGCAAcaacacttttgcaacacaTGAACCATTAGCATAACTTTGCACAGGTCCCTATTTCCTGGAGATGCTCTGGAGGTTGAAGTGCAAGCACCTAGGAAGATGACTCCAAAGAAGAAAAAGTTGGCAACTAAGGTGAAGAAGACACCTGAGAAGAAAGGAGCCACAAAGAAGAAATGACCAGCCTCACTCTTCTTCTTTTGCCAAAACAATCTTTTGAACGGCCAAAACTGTCTCTTGCATGGCCTTATTATTATGTAATGTTAG
This sequence is a window from Panicum virgatum strain AP13 chromosome 7K, P.virgatum_v5, whole genome shotgun sequence. Protein-coding genes within it:
- the LOC120642525 gene encoding uncharacterized protein LOC120642525 — encoded protein: MVEQQHDLWLDRNCKYSLAQFHDELATKIIWGPSQTLALWVLDQDTGSEWKIRRDEHFDQMIRDRWNERLAVIAVDVVTKNGYTENATSGASKGRCVSGVTSERNGGQSADDAEGYGDTYSSPQQAPTDLPIAVDWTTLTVIGQADDDGLAQAVADEDKVYEAMGFEDVEPTPEEGTEEVPIPGMSAEMQADMEEAAVNVDDTVHKEPMHEWDRDNPEMSVGTLYPSMKEFRLAVRQHAIVHEFEYDTEHSDKDRFRAKCSAVACPWIIRARTQHDGSVRIQIN